The following are from one region of the Symmachiella macrocystis genome:
- a CDS encoding ECF-type sigma factor — MADPADGSITHVFGQMRRGNQNAAGKLLNQFFPRLVGLARKTLDGNPRQVADELDAAQSAFASFWQRAERGDFGGDLDRNEIWKLLSTITVRKALKQIEREKAQKRGGGRVHAESSLAAMAHAQGGTFGLDQQFGAVPSDEFDLICEELLMQLDDEPRAFALMRLMGYKNREIAKIHDCTERKVERKLQLIRLIWQNETAD, encoded by the coding sequence ATGGCAGACCCCGCTGATGGCTCTATCACACACGTTTTCGGCCAGATGCGCCGCGGCAACCAAAATGCGGCTGGCAAACTGTTGAACCAGTTTTTCCCGCGTCTCGTGGGACTGGCGCGTAAAACGCTGGATGGCAATCCGCGTCAGGTGGCCGATGAGCTGGACGCAGCACAAAGTGCCTTTGCCAGTTTTTGGCAGCGGGCCGAACGTGGGGATTTTGGCGGCGATTTGGACCGCAATGAAATCTGGAAACTGCTCTCAACCATCACCGTTCGTAAGGCGCTGAAGCAAATCGAACGGGAAAAGGCCCAGAAACGGGGCGGCGGCCGCGTACACGCCGAATCTTCACTGGCGGCCATGGCGCATGCCCAAGGGGGGACTTTTGGGCTGGACCAACAATTCGGAGCCGTGCCGTCTGACGAATTCGACCTCATCTGTGAAGAACTGCTGATGCAGTTGGACGACGAGCCGCGTGCATTCGCGCTGATGCGGCTGATGGGCTACAAAAACCGCGAAATCGCCAAAATTCACGATTGCACCGAACGAAAAGTCGAACGCAAACTGCAACTCATACGATTAATTTGGCAAAATGAGACAGCGGACTAA
- a CDS encoding calcium/sodium antiporter — MEEIIKGFINDLPWDTTPALAWTVLLGMIAVNLAVLAKGADWLVEEAVVLSERSGLSKVVIGATVVSLGTTMPEVAVSVFAAVKGVPELALGNAVGSVICDTGLILGISCLIAPLPLHKKIVNRQGWVQLGSGILLVAVSWPWNAPGTAFTDGGHIAQITGFAFLAILAWYIWQSVRWAREEKNGTSLEDFEGDAKASTAWVLSKLAFAVFLVVGSSHLLIPCVEEAAIRMNIPAALISATLVAFGTSLPELVTCVTAARHGHGDLAVGNVIGADILNVLFVTGAAAAVTPQGLEASPQFFRVLFPAMLTVLIVFRVGILFSGSHMKRGFGLVLLGAYLLVNAAIFL, encoded by the coding sequence ATGGAAGAGATAATCAAAGGTTTCATTAACGATCTGCCGTGGGATACCACGCCGGCACTGGCGTGGACCGTACTGCTCGGCATGATTGCAGTGAATCTAGCGGTCCTGGCAAAGGGAGCTGATTGGCTGGTTGAAGAAGCGGTTGTACTTTCTGAACGATCCGGACTTTCTAAGGTCGTCATCGGCGCCACTGTGGTGAGTTTGGGCACGACGATGCCCGAAGTGGCGGTATCCGTATTCGCAGCTGTCAAAGGGGTGCCCGAACTGGCCCTGGGGAATGCGGTGGGGTCGGTGATTTGCGATACCGGCTTGATTCTTGGAATTTCCTGTCTGATCGCTCCATTACCACTGCACAAAAAGATCGTCAATCGCCAGGGCTGGGTGCAGTTGGGTTCCGGAATTTTATTAGTCGCTGTCAGTTGGCCATGGAACGCGCCTGGAACGGCTTTTACCGACGGGGGCCATATCGCACAAATCACGGGCTTTGCGTTTCTGGCAATCCTGGCATGGTATATTTGGCAATCGGTTCGCTGGGCGCGCGAAGAGAAGAATGGCACCTCGTTGGAAGACTTCGAAGGCGATGCCAAAGCCTCAACGGCTTGGGTTCTCTCGAAGTTAGCATTTGCTGTGTTTTTGGTTGTGGGGTCTTCCCACTTGCTGATTCCGTGTGTCGAAGAAGCGGCGATACGTATGAATATCCCCGCAGCTTTGATTTCAGCGACGCTTGTCGCCTTTGGTACGTCGCTACCAGAATTAGTCACCTGCGTGACCGCCGCCCGACACGGCCACGGCGACCTCGCGGTCGGAAATGTCATTGGTGCTGATATTTTAAACGTGCTGTTCGTGACCGGCGCTGCGGCAGCCGTTACTCCGCAGGGCCTTGAGGCATCGCCCCAATTCTTCCGTGTTCTTTTTCCAGCAATGCTCACCGTGCTGATCGTGTTTCGGGTGGGGATTTTGTTCTCGGGCAGTCACATGAAACGCGGCTTCGGCTTAGTGTTGCTCGGTGCATACCTGTTGGTGAACGCAGCGATCTTCTTATAG
- a CDS encoding FHA domain-containing protein codes for MAFRVATEAGAIIEIEGTSAVIGRDRFCAIAFPDDERLCGQHATIKRVAGRWMIESQGDHLLTAGNAPSARVHWLQPGDSIGLTETGPKLVFEPAEPATTPLPPAVPVAAAAPANDKVEQAVTPVSSGDVGAPQNADESPAFSPKQLAVWGVGGLAVVLVVAFTLLSRNSGGGDQRVVVTEAPENTPEEPQLSVVAEHGSEPIDKNGPGISPTPLPKNPAAPSATQALYAIVIKSPGGQMNQLGTAFAISPHRLATTASAIEAARKLCTPTSGMTALLISPTIKREILIDFDKTKVHPEFANAMTQLGQIIPQLEALDEKKEQAADESERNTIDEQMQPLEEKAYQISEEGFYFDIGAIEVTDELENYLSLIETADRPSTSSKIVLQGCPVKTADFMWDPEEPPIPSQSAGRILMLLPQSPSGTVEQLVLKCEGDFSGFEWFGSPVLAKDGKVIGVYVRRTPLPPGATGTDQVEVTHDAVGIGLLNNL; via the coding sequence ATGGCATTTCGTGTAGCGACCGAGGCGGGGGCAATCATCGAGATCGAAGGCACGTCGGCTGTGATCGGCCGCGACCGCTTTTGTGCAATCGCTTTTCCCGACGACGAACGACTGTGCGGGCAGCACGCCACGATTAAACGTGTCGCGGGACGTTGGATGATCGAAAGCCAAGGGGATCATCTGCTCACCGCCGGAAACGCGCCGTCGGCCAGGGTCCACTGGTTACAACCCGGCGACTCAATTGGCCTCACCGAAACGGGCCCCAAACTCGTATTTGAACCTGCTGAACCCGCAACCACCCCCTTGCCGCCTGCAGTTCCAGTCGCTGCTGCCGCCCCTGCAAATGACAAAGTCGAGCAAGCGGTCACGCCCGTTTCCTCCGGTGATGTGGGAGCTCCGCAGAATGCCGACGAAAGCCCTGCGTTCTCGCCGAAGCAACTCGCCGTTTGGGGCGTGGGAGGCTTGGCGGTGGTGCTCGTCGTCGCATTTACACTGCTCAGCAGGAATTCCGGTGGCGGTGATCAAAGAGTTGTGGTCACAGAAGCACCTGAAAACACACCTGAGGAACCGCAGTTGTCGGTTGTTGCTGAACATGGAAGCGAGCCAATTGACAAGAACGGGCCCGGCATATCGCCAACTCCTCTTCCTAAAAATCCGGCAGCACCATCGGCAACCCAGGCGTTGTATGCGATCGTGATTAAGTCGCCTGGGGGACAGATGAATCAACTGGGAACTGCGTTTGCGATTTCTCCGCATCGGCTCGCCACCACTGCCAGCGCGATTGAAGCCGCACGAAAACTCTGCACGCCCACATCGGGGATGACGGCACTTCTTATTTCACCAACGATCAAACGCGAGATCTTGATAGACTTTGACAAGACGAAAGTGCATCCCGAATTCGCAAACGCCATGACGCAGTTGGGGCAAATCATCCCCCAACTTGAGGCGTTAGACGAGAAGAAGGAACAAGCGGCTGACGAATCGGAACGCAATACCATTGATGAACAAATGCAGCCTCTGGAGGAAAAAGCATATCAAATCTCGGAAGAAGGCTTTTATTTCGACATTGGTGCGATCGAAGTCACCGACGAATTAGAGAATTATCTGAGTCTGATTGAGACTGCCGATCGCCCCAGCACCAGTTCGAAGATTGTGCTGCAGGGGTGTCCTGTCAAAACAGCAGACTTTATGTGGGACCCGGAGGAGCCGCCGATTCCTAGTCAAAGTGCAGGCCGTATTCTTATGCTGCTGCCCCAATCTCCTTCGGGAACTGTTGAGCAACTCGTGCTCAAGTGCGAAGGTGATTTTTCCGGATTCGAATGGTTCGGCAGTCCCGTGCTGGCCAAGGATGGAAAAGTGATAGGCGTGTATGTGCGCCGCACACCGCTCCCACCGGGTGCGACTGGAACGGATCAAGTAGAGGTCACGCACGACGCGGTTGGCATTGGGCTGTTGAACAACTTATAA
- a CDS encoding Hsp70 family protein, translated as MLVCEPVTKNANKAAWMSNTQQIAVGIDLGTTFSAVAYLDASRRPCMIVNSEGDRVTPSVVLFDESSVIVGKEAVKAAAMEPDRIADYVKRDIGSPHFSRPILGEQVPPEVIQSLILEKLKNDTEKTLGPIQDVVVTVPAFFNEPRRKATQDAGRLAGLNVLDVINEPTAAAIAYGYQQGFLDEAAAARKMERVLVYDLGGGTFDVTLMEIDGKNYNTVATAGDVYLGGLDWDRRLVDFIAEKYQEKYRGLDPRQNPSGMQKLLREAEDAKRTLTARDQATISFEHAGEGIRVTITREEFESLTADLVERTLFTMRKVLKDAGVGWEDVTRLLLVGGSSRMPMIRRAVEQASGLNSVHSASEDEAVAQGAAIYAGLLLAVRDGEAPSMQIKNVNSHSLGVLAQDPETRRPRNSVIIAQNTVLPVTKGKRFRTSKPAQKNIAVKVIEGGDSSGNNATPIGQCLIDNLPDGLPAGTTVEVIFQYAANGRLKVRARVPSIDREVAMTIKRDSGLTQATFHQWHERLSNTAGPLGFQNQTNSGPNGETS; from the coding sequence ATGCTCGTTTGCGAACCCGTGACAAAAAACGCCAACAAAGCTGCTTGGATGTCGAATACACAACAAATCGCCGTCGGGATTGATCTCGGCACCACCTTCTCAGCGGTTGCGTATCTAGATGCGTCGCGCCGCCCCTGCATGATCGTCAATAGCGAAGGGGATCGGGTTACGCCCAGCGTGGTGTTATTTGATGAATCGTCGGTGATTGTCGGCAAGGAAGCGGTCAAGGCGGCCGCTATGGAACCGGACCGAATCGCCGATTACGTCAAACGCGACATCGGCAGCCCACACTTCTCCCGCCCGATACTGGGAGAGCAGGTGCCGCCCGAAGTGATTCAATCGCTCATTCTTGAAAAACTCAAGAATGATACGGAAAAGACGCTGGGGCCGATTCAAGACGTGGTGGTCACCGTCCCTGCCTTTTTCAATGAGCCGCGTCGTAAAGCCACGCAAGATGCCGGGCGATTGGCGGGACTGAATGTGCTGGACGTGATCAACGAGCCGACCGCCGCGGCCATTGCCTATGGTTATCAACAGGGATTTTTGGATGAAGCCGCAGCTGCCCGCAAAATGGAACGTGTATTGGTCTACGATTTGGGCGGAGGCACATTCGACGTCACGTTGATGGAGATCGATGGCAAGAACTACAACACCGTGGCAACGGCGGGGGACGTCTACCTGGGCGGACTGGATTGGGACCGGCGTCTTGTGGATTTCATCGCCGAGAAGTACCAAGAAAAATATCGCGGCCTCGACCCCCGACAAAATCCCTCCGGCATGCAGAAGTTGCTGCGCGAGGCTGAAGATGCGAAACGAACATTAACAGCGCGCGATCAGGCGACGATTAGTTTCGAGCATGCTGGCGAAGGGATTCGGGTTACGATTACACGTGAGGAATTTGAAAGCTTAACGGCCGATTTAGTCGAACGCACGCTGTTCACCATGAGAAAGGTTCTCAAAGATGCCGGCGTCGGCTGGGAGGATGTCACGCGGTTGTTGCTCGTGGGAGGCTCGAGCCGCATGCCGATGATACGCCGAGCGGTGGAGCAAGCGTCCGGTCTCAACTCAGTGCATTCGGCGTCGGAAGACGAGGCGGTTGCTCAAGGCGCGGCGATCTATGCGGGGTTGTTATTGGCTGTTCGCGATGGCGAAGCGCCTTCGATGCAAATCAAAAATGTGAATTCACACAGCCTGGGGGTCTTGGCCCAAGACCCCGAAACCCGCCGCCCGAGAAACTCAGTAATAATCGCACAAAACACTGTGCTTCCCGTTACAAAGGGAAAGCGATTTCGTACCTCGAAACCGGCACAAAAGAATATTGCCGTCAAGGTGATCGAGGGGGGCGATTCGAGTGGAAATAACGCCACGCCTATTGGACAATGCCTGATTGACAATCTACCCGACGGACTCCCTGCTGGGACGACGGTCGAGGTGATCTTTCAGTATGCCGCCAACGGCCGACTGAAGGTGCGGGCGCGTGTGCCGTCGATCGATCGCGAAGTTGCGATGACCATCAAACGTGATTCCGGCCTGACCCAGGCCACGTTTCACCAGTGGCACGAAAGACTCTCCAACACTGCCGGGCCGCTCGGATTTCAAAACCAAACCAATAGCGGACCAAACGGGGAAACGTCATGA